A single genomic interval of Syntrophobotulus glycolicus DSM 8271 harbors:
- a CDS encoding acetylxylan esterase: MDITEEKTAGFRQYKPDLTRQPDFESFWYQAMEEVFPAIGSQSWRVNVESEKLDRFEVSYDLVLEKYPFPLKQVIIYQAQIEAADGTLLKGWYLLPSTASPENRVPGLVRFHGYSSNKGKISELLLWALQGYAVLAMDIRGQCGDTPDGRSYSAGAFSGWLTLGLDSPMEYYYRQVYLDSVQIIESLARRPEINEAKIGLFGNSQGGGIAIAAAALLEKSSQRNPQITGKIAAINAGIPFLADMKRAYLDHGDGPWAELSWYFRMHDPLHEKEKEIFQTLSYFDLINFAPWLHCPVLISVGLKDTACPPSTIYALYRHLAGEKTIIAYPDYGHEDIDNHTDKHIAFFAERLLNTK; this comes from the coding sequence ATGGATATTACAGAAGAAAAAACAGCTGGCTTTCGGCAATATAAACCAGACCTTACCAGACAACCTGACTTTGAGTCCTTCTGGTATCAGGCGATGGAGGAAGTCTTTCCCGCTATTGGAAGCCAAAGTTGGCGGGTTAATGTTGAATCAGAGAAACTGGACAGATTTGAGGTTTCTTATGATCTGGTTTTAGAAAAATACCCCTTTCCTTTGAAACAAGTCATTATTTATCAAGCTCAGATTGAAGCGGCAGATGGAACCTTGCTCAAGGGCTGGTACCTCCTCCCTTCCACGGCTTCTCCCGAAAACCGGGTGCCCGGTCTTGTGCGTTTTCACGGATATTCCTCAAATAAAGGCAAAATCAGCGAGTTGTTACTTTGGGCCCTCCAAGGCTATGCCGTCCTTGCCATGGATATCCGAGGCCAATGCGGAGATACTCCGGACGGCCGATCATACTCTGCCGGCGCTTTCTCCGGTTGGCTTACACTTGGTCTTGACTCTCCAATGGAATACTATTACCGTCAGGTTTACCTGGATAGCGTCCAAATCATTGAATCTCTGGCCCGAAGGCCGGAAATCAATGAGGCCAAAATAGGATTGTTCGGCAATAGTCAGGGTGGGGGAATTGCTATTGCCGCCGCGGCCTTACTGGAAAAAAGCAGTCAAAGGAATCCGCAAATAACAGGGAAGATCGCCGCAATTAATGCCGGCATCCCTTTTTTGGCGGATATGAAACGTGCTTATCTGGACCATGGAGACGGACCATGGGCAGAATTAAGCTGGTATTTTCGAATGCATGACCCTCTTCATGAAAAAGAAAAGGAAATATTCCAAACCCTTAGTTATTTTGATTTAATCAATTTTGCCCCATGGCTTCATTGTCCTGTCTTGATTTCCGTAGGACTAAAGGATACAGCCTGTCCCCCGTCCACCATCTATGCACTTTACCGTCACCTTGCAGGTGAAAAAACAATTATTGCTTATCCTGATTATGGACATGAAGATATCGACAACCATACAGATAAGCATATTGCCTTTTTTGCGGAGAGACTGCTTAATACAAAATAA
- the galU gene encoding UTP--glucose-1-phosphate uridylyltransferase GalU, producing MQITKAVIPAAGLGTRFLPITKALPKEMLPICDKPTIQYIIEEAVNSGITDILIITGRGKWPIVDYYDRSPELEAHLKMKGKEEQLEKLIDLSKMANIYYTRQTEPLGLGHAVHCAKSFVGEESFAVLLGDDIIKSRMPAIKQLIDVAEKNHSSVIGIREVPEHDVNKYGIVASAGKKGNVHQVRNLVEKPSLENAPSRLAIMGRYVLTSSIFGYLEKIPQGSGGEYQLTDALNLLSKEDKVYACEFEGTRFDAGDKLGFLKATVEYSLESPDIGVEFAKYLDGLYERKKVIAGRPKRQVTEG from the coding sequence ATGCAGATTACTAAAGCCGTAATCCCTGCCGCCGGTTTGGGAACAAGATTTTTACCGATAACCAAGGCATTGCCGAAAGAAATGCTTCCTATCTGTGATAAGCCTACAATTCAATATATTATTGAAGAGGCGGTTAACTCAGGGATAACTGATATTTTAATCATTACAGGGAGAGGAAAGTGGCCGATTGTCGACTATTATGATCGGTCTCCGGAATTAGAGGCCCATCTTAAAATGAAAGGCAAGGAAGAACAATTAGAAAAATTAATTGACTTGTCTAAAATGGCTAATATTTATTATACGAGGCAGACAGAGCCTCTTGGTCTGGGACATGCTGTTCATTGCGCCAAATCTTTTGTTGGAGAAGAGTCCTTCGCTGTTTTGTTGGGCGATGATATTATTAAGTCAAGGATGCCGGCAATAAAACAATTGATCGATGTCGCGGAAAAAAACCATTCCAGCGTTATTGGGATAAGGGAAGTTCCGGAGCATGATGTGAATAAATACGGGATTGTGGCCTCCGCAGGGAAAAAAGGGAACGTACATCAAGTCAGAAACCTGGTGGAAAAGCCATCATTGGAAAATGCCCCTTCAAGATTAGCCATTATGGGAAGGTATGTTCTCACTTCCTCCATATTTGGATACCTGGAGAAGATTCCTCAAGGATCGGGAGGAGAATATCAGCTGACTGACGCTCTCAATTTATTAAGTAAAGAAGACAAAGTCTATGCCTGTGAATTTGAAGGGACACGCTTTGATGCGGGGGATAAGCTTGGTTTTCTTAAAGCTACTGTCGAATATTCCCTGGAATCGCCCGACATTGGAGTTGAATTCGCAAAATATTTGGACGGTCTTTATGAAAGAAAAAAAGTAATTGCAGGCAGACCAAAAAGGCAAGTCACAGAAGGATAA
- a CDS encoding DUF805 domain-containing protein produces MQWYLAVLKRYAKFSGRARRKEYWMFALFNFIFSFVAIILDHVLGLTAIDTGYGMEYGYLFLLYGLFILIPSFSVSFRRLHDQNKSGAWILINLIPFVGTIWYLVLMLLSGTAGSNKYGEDQKALESGRNNVQNDLGA; encoded by the coding sequence ATGCAATGGTATTTGGCGGTGTTGAAAAGGTACGCCAAATTCAGCGGCAGGGCCAGAAGAAAAGAATACTGGATGTTTGCTCTTTTCAACTTTATTTTTTCTTTTGTCGCCATCATTCTGGATCACGTATTGGGGTTGACGGCGATTGACACGGGATATGGTATGGAGTATGGTTATCTTTTTTTGTTATACGGACTATTTATACTTATTCCTTCGTTTTCAGTGTCCTTTAGAAGACTGCATGATCAGAACAAGTCCGGAGCTTGGATCTTGATCAATTTGATTCCTTTTGTCGGGACAATTTGGTATCTGGTGCTGATGCTCCTGAGCGGAACGGCCGGATCAAACAAATACGGGGAAGACCAGAAAGCGTTGGAGAGTGGGCGAAATAATGTACAGAACGATCTGGGCGCTTAA